The Cytophagia bacterium CHB2 nucleotide sequence TCTCCGAGATTGATCTGTTGACAACAAATATAATGCCTGGAAGCTTCCAAAGCCAATACCTGGCTATGTCTAAGAACTGATTTTTGCCAAACTACAGTTGTTTTATATGATTCACCGAATTCAGCTAGACTCAAATGCAATGATCGTGTCGCAACCTCAAGCAGTGACTTTTAGACTCAAATAATGCTCTGGCGCTTCCTTGACACTGGCTTGGCCGCGGGCGATTACAATATGGCTCTTGACGCTGCGATTGCGCGCGGTAATTTTGTCGCAATTCCGACGCTGCGGTTCTTTCGCTGGCAACCGTTCTGCATTTCGCTGGGTTATCATCAAGACGCCGGAGAAGTCGATCTCGATAAATGCCGCGCCGCGGGTTTTGACGTCGCGCGCCGCCCGACTGCCGGGCGCGCCATTTTGCACGCGGACGAATTGACATATAGTGTGATGATCCCGGCGGCGAATGCGTGGTATGAAATGTTGCCGTTGGATTTGTATAAGAAAATCAGCGAGGCATTGGTGGGCGGCTTGGCGCTGCTTGGCGCGCCGGCCAAGTTTGCTCCGGGCGAGCGGATGCAACAAGACGGACGGCCGTTGCGCATGTCGTGCTTCGCCAGCGCCGCGCGCAACGAAGTCATTGCAGAAGGCAAGAAAGTGGTGGGCAGCGCGCAACGGCGATTTCGTGAAGGCGTGTTGCAGCATGGCTCGATTATCTTGCATGACGGCCATGAACTATTGCCGGACTTTCTGAAAGGAGACGCCTTTGCCATAGCAACGGAGCGCAGCCGGCTGCTGGAACACACGACGACGCTCGCGCGTCTTTGCCGTCGCGTGATCACCTTTTCAGAAGCCGCGCAGGCGATTCGGCGTGGCTTTATGGAAACACTCGGAATCGAATTGCAAGATGGCGCCGTGCAGCGGAACGAGCACGAATTAGCCGAAGCGTGGCGCGAACGATACGGCATTCTCACCAACCATCTTTCGGAGGAAAATTTATGCGAAAGCTTGGCGTTGTCCTGATGTTGGCGGCTGTGATCGGATTTTCGGCAGAAGTAACGGCGCAGGATTTTGCGTGGGAAATAGATGCGGGAAGCGTGGAACAATCGGATTTAGACAAGCAAGTCAAGTCATTGCTGAACCTTTTTAGTTCGCTGGCCGGCTCGGGTTTCATCAATACGGCG carries:
- a CDS encoding lipoate--protein ligase family protein; translation: MLWRFLDTGLAAGDYNMALDAAIARGNFVAIPTLRFFRWQPFCISLGYHQDAGEVDLDKCRAAGFDVARRPTAGRAILHADELTYSVMIPAANAWYEMLPLDLYKKISEALVGGLALLGAPAKFAPGERMQQDGRPLRMSCFASAARNEVIAEGKKVVGSAQRRFREGVLQHGSIILHDGHELLPDFLKGDAFAIATERSRLLEHTTTLARLCRRVITFSEAAQAIRRGFMETLGIELQDGAVQRNEHELAEAWRERYGILTNHLSEENLCESLALS